Proteins encoded in a region of the Eschrichtius robustus isolate mEscRob2 chromosome 16, mEscRob2.pri, whole genome shotgun sequence genome:
- the ZNF335 gene encoding zinc finger protein 335 isoform X2, protein MEENEVESSSDAAPGPGRPEEPSESGLGVGTSEAVSADSSDAAAAPGPAEADDSGVGQSSDRGTSSLEEVSESSSSTDPLPHGYLPDSSSVSHGPVAGVTGGLPALVHSSALPDPNMLVSDCTASSSDLGSAIDKIIESTIGPDLIQSCITVTSAEGSGSETTRYLILQGPDDGAPMVSPMSSSTLAHSLAAIEALADGPTSTSTCLEPPEEVQGGPSSPAQPRLGSGAEEPDLQSLEAMMEVVVVQQFKCKMCQYRSSAKATLLRHMRERHFCPAAAAGKKGRLRKWGASARTQEEEGPEEEDDDDIIDAGAIDDLEEDSDYNPAEDEPRGRQLRPQRPTPSTPRPRRRPGRPRKLPRLETSDLLDGVEGEPLVSSQTGQSPAEPQDPEAPSSSGPGRLVALGKANRPPVEPGVSQSDVENAAPSCQDEPDAPPRRRGRPSRRFLGKKYRKYYYKSPKPLLRPFLCRICGSRFLSHEDLRFHVNSHEAGNPQLFKCLQCSYRSRRWSSLKEHMFNHMGSKPYKCDECSYTSVYRKDVIRHAAVHSRDRKKRPDPTPKLSSFPCPVCGRVYPMQKRLTQHMKTHSTEKPHMCDKCGKSFKKRYTFKMHLLTHIQAVANRRFKCEFCEFVCEDKKALLNHQLSHVSDKPFKCSFCPYRTFREDFLLSHVAVKHTGAKPFACEYCHFSTRHKKNLRLHVRCRHASSFEEWGRRHPEEPPSRRRPFFSLQQIEELKQQHGAAPGPPPRSPGPPEIPPEAAPLQSPETPPLLCSDTLGGATIIYQQGAEESTAMATQTALDLLLNMSTQRELGSAALQVAVVKSEDVEAGFATSGGQPSPAGATPQVVALHMAEPGGSAAAESQLGAPDLHQITLAPGPFGGAGYSVITAPTMEEGTSAPGTPYSEEPPGEAAQAVVVSDTLKEAGTHFIMAADGTQLHHIELTADGSISFPSPDALASGAKWPLLQCGGLPRDGPEPPSPARTRRVGDPQGSASPPPAASKALGLVVPPSPPSAATASSKKFSCKICAEAFPGRAEMESHKRAHAGPSAFKCPDCPFSARQWPEVRAHMAQHSSLRPHQCNQCSFASKNKKDLRRHMLTHTNEKPFECHLCGQRFNRNGHLKFHIQRLHSPDGRKAATPTARAPAQTPTQTIILNSDDETLATLHTALQSSHGVLGPERLQQALGQEHIIVAQEQTVTNQEEATYIQEITTADGQMVQHLVTSDNQVQYIISQDGVQHLLPQEYVVVPEGHHIQVQEGQITHIQYEQGAPFLQESQIQYVPVSPGQQLVTQAQLEAAAHSAVTAVADAAMAQAQGLFGTEEAVPEHIQQLQHQGIEYDVITLTDD, encoded by the exons ATGGAGGAGAACGAGGTGGAGAGCAGTAGCGACGCGGCCCCTGGTCCTGGCCGGCCCGAGGAGCCCTCTGAGAGCGGTTTGGGTGTGGGCACCTCGGAAGCCGTGTCGGCCGACAGCAGCGACGCCGCGGCCGCTCCGGGGCCAGCCGAGGCCGACGACTCTGGCGTGGGGCAGAGTTCGGACCGCGGCACCAGCTCTCTG GAGGAGGTATCCGAGAGCAGCTCCAGCACAGACCCCCTGCCCCATGGCTACCTCCCTGATTCATCTTCTGTTTCCCACGGGCCAGTGGCAGGGGTGACAGGTGGCCTCCCAGCCCTGGTGCACTCCAGCGCACTCCCAGACCCCAACATGCTGGTGTCCGACTGCACGGCTTCTTCCTCAGACCTGGGCTCGGCCATTGACAAGATCATCGAGTCCACCATCGGGCCCGACCTCATCCAGA GCTGCATCACCGTGACCAGTGCTGAGGGGAGTGGTTCCGAGACCACACGGTACCTGATCCTGCAGGGACCAGACGATG GGGCCCCCATGGTATCACCGATGTCCAGTTCCACCCTGGCCCACAGCCTGGCAGCCATCGAGGCTCTAGCCGATGGCCCCACATCCACATCCACGTGCCTGGAGCCACCTGAGGAGGTGCAGGGTGGGCCCAGCTCCCCAGCGCAGCCACGCCTGGGTTCTGGCGCCGAGGAGCCAGACCTGCAGAGCCTGGAGGCCatgatggaggtggtggtggtgcagCAGTTCAAGTGCAAGATGTGCCAGTACCGGAGCAGCGCCAAGGCCACACTGTTGCGCCACATGCGGGAGCGGCACTTCTGCCCAG CCGCTGCCGCCGGAAAAAAGGGACGTCTGCGGAAGTGGGGCGCCTCCGCCAGGACCCAGGAGGAAGAGGGCCCAGAGGAGGAAGACGATGATGACATCATAGACGCCGGCGCCATCGATGACCTGGAAG AGGACAGCGACTATAACCCTGCTGAGGATGAGCCCCGGGGGCGGCAGCTACGGCCCCAGCGCCCCACTCCCAGTACACCGAGACCCCGCAGGAGACCTGGCCGGCCCCGGAAGCTGCCTCGCCTGGAGACCTCGGATCTCCTGGACG GTGTGGAAGGAGAGCCTCTGGTCAGCTcccagactggacagagccctgcGGAGCCACAAGACCCCGAGGCACCCAGCTCCTCAGGCCCGGGACGCCTGGTGGCCCTGGGCAAGGCCAATCGGCCCCCCGTGGAACCCGGCGTGAGCCAGTCAGATGTGGAGAACGCAGCACCGTCCTGCCAGGACGAGCCCgacgccccgccccgccgccgtGGGCGACCCTCCAGGCGCTTCCTCGGCAAGAAATACCGCAA GTACTATTACAAGTCGCCCAAACCCCTCCTGCGGCCCTTCTTGTGCCGCATCTGCGGTTCCCGCTTCCTGTCCCACGAGGACCTGCGCTTCCACGTCAACTCCCACGAGGCTGGCAACCCCCAGCTCTTCAAGTGCCTGCAGTGCAGCTACCGCTCCCGCCGCTGGTCCTCGCTCAAG GAGCACATGTTTAACCACATGGGCAGTAAGCCCTACAAGTGTGACGAATGCAGCTACACCAGTGTTTACCGGAAGGACGTCATCCGGCACGCAGCCGTGCATAGCCGGGACCG GAAGAAGAGGCCAGACCCG ACCCCGAAGCTGAGCTCCTTCCCCTGCCCTGTGTGTGGCCGTGTCTACCCCATGCAGAAGAGACTCACGCAACACATGAAGACGCACAGCACCGAGAAGCCCCACATGTGTGAcaag TGTGGAAAGTCCTTTAAGAAGCGCTACACCTTCAAGATGCACCTGCTCACGCACATCCAGGCCGTCGCCAACCGCAG gttcaagtgcgAGTTCTGCGAGTTCGTTTGTGAGGACAAGAAGGCGCTGCTGAACCACCAGCTTTCCCACGTCAGCGACAAGCCCTTCAAGTGCAGCTTTTGCCCCTACCGCACCTTCCGAGAGGACTTCCTGCTGTCCCACGTGGCCGTCAAGCACACAG GGGCCAAGCCCTTTGCCTGTGAGTACTGCCACTTCAGCACGCGACACAAGAAGAACCTCCGCCTGCACGTACGGTGCCGACATGCAAGCAGCTTTGAGGAGTGGGGGCGGCGCCACCCTGAGGAGCCCCCTTCCCGCCGTCGCCCCTTCTTCTCTCTGCAGCAGATTGAGGAGCTGAAGCAGCAGCATGGCGCAGCCCCTGGACCTCCGCCCCGCTCCCCAGGACCTCCTGAG ATCCCCCCAGAGGCAGCACCTCTCCAGTCACCCGAGACCCCCCCGCTGCTCTGTTCTGACACCCTGGGTGGTGCCACCATCATCTACCAGCAAG GAGCTGAGGAGTCGACGGCCATGGCCACACAGACAGCCTTGGACCTGCTGCTGAACATGAGCACTCAGCGGGAGCTGGGCAGCGCGGCCCTGCAG GTGGCCGTGGTGAAGTCAGAGGACGTGGAAGCAGGGTTCGCGACCTCTGGTGGGCAGCCCTCCCCAGCAGGTGCCACTCCCCAAGTGGTAGCCCTCCACATGGCAGAGCCAGGGGGCAGCGCGGCCGCCGAGAGCCAGCTAGGCGCCCCGGACCTACATCAGATCACCCTGGCGCCTGGGCCGTTTGGCGGGGCTGGCTACAGCGTCATCACGGCACCCACCATGGAGGAGGGCACATCGGCTCCTGGCACACCTTACAG cGAGGAGCCCCCCGGGGAGGCAGCCCAGGCCGTGGTTGTGAGTGACACCTTGAAAGAAGCTGGCACCCACTTCATCATGGCCGCCGACGGGACCCAGCTGCACCACATCGAG CTGACTGCAGATGGCTCCATCTCCTTCCCAAGTCCAGATGCCTTGGCCTCTGGAGCCAAGTGGCCCTTGCTGCAGTGTGGGGGGCTGCCCAGAGACGGCCCTGAGCCCCCGTCTCCAGCCAGGACCCGCCGAGTGGGGGACCCCCAGGGCTctgcctccccacctcctgctGCCAGCAAAGCCCTGGGCCTGGTAGTGCCCCCCTCGCCACCATCTGCAGCCACTGCGTCGTCAAAGAAGTTTTCCTGCAAGATCTGCGCCGAGGCCTTCCCCGGCCGAGCTGAGATGGAAAGCCACAAACGGGCCCATGCTGGGCCTAGTGCCTTCAAGTGCCCCGACTGCCCCTTCAGCGCTCGCCAGTGGCCCGAGGTCCGG GCCCACATGGCGCAGCACTCAAGCCTGCGGCCCCACCAGTGCAACCAGTGCAGCTTCGCTTCCAAGAACAAGAAGGATCTGCGGCGCCACATGCTGACCCACACCAACGAGAAGCCCTTCGAGTGCCACCTCTGCGGGCAGCG CTTCAACCGGAACGGGCACCTCAAGTTCCACATCCAGCGGCTGCACAGTCCCGATGGGAGGAAGGCGGCGACCCCGACCGCGCGGGCCCCGGCCCAGACCCCCACCCAGACCATCATCCTGAACAGTGACGACGAGACGCTGGCCACGCTGCACA CTGCGCTCCAGTCCAGTCAcggggtcctgggcccagagcgGCTACAGCAGGCACTGGGCCAGGAACACATCATTGTGGCCCAGGAACAGACAGTGACCAATCAG GAGGAAGCCACCTACATCCAAGAGATCACTACAGCAGATGGCCAGATGGTCCAGCACCTGGTGACATCTGATAACCAG GTACAGTACATCATCTCCCAGGACGGAGTCCAGCACCTGCTCCCCCAGGAATACGTCGTGGTCCCAGAGGGCCATCACATCCAG GTACAGGAGGGCCAGATCACACACATCCAGTATGAACAAGGGGCGCCGTTCCTTCAAGAGTCCCAG ATCCAGTATGTGCCGGTGTCCCCAGGCCAGCAGCTTGTCACACAGGCCCAGCTTGAGGCTGCAGCACACTCAGCTGTCACAG CGGTGGCCGATGCTGCCATGGCCCAAGCCCAAGGCCTGTTCGGCACGGAGGAGGCAGTGCCTGAACACATCCAACAGCTGCAACATCAGGGCATCGAGTATGACGTCATCACCCTGACCGATGACTGA
- the ZNF335 gene encoding zinc finger protein 335 isoform X1, whose amino-acid sequence MEENEVESSSDAAPGPGRPEEPSESGLGVGTSEAVSADSSDAAAAPGPAEADDSGVGQSSDRGTSSLEEVSESSSSTDPLPHGYLPDSSSVSHGPVAGVTGGLPALVHSSALPDPNMLVSDCTASSSDLGSAIDKIIESTIGPDLIQSCITVTSAEGSGSETTRYLILQGPDDGAPMVSPMSSSTLAHSLAAIEALADGPTSTSTCLEPPEEVQGGPSSPAQPRLGSGAEEPDLQSLEAMMEVVVVQQFKCKMCQYRSSAKATLLRHMRERHFCPAAAAAGKKGRLRKWGASARTQEEEGPEEEDDDDIIDAGAIDDLEEDSDYNPAEDEPRGRQLRPQRPTPSTPRPRRRPGRPRKLPRLETSDLLDGVEGEPLVSSQTGQSPAEPQDPEAPSSSGPGRLVALGKANRPPVEPGVSQSDVENAAPSCQDEPDAPPRRRGRPSRRFLGKKYRKYYYKSPKPLLRPFLCRICGSRFLSHEDLRFHVNSHEAGNPQLFKCLQCSYRSRRWSSLKEHMFNHMGSKPYKCDECSYTSVYRKDVIRHAAVHSRDRKKRPDPTPKLSSFPCPVCGRVYPMQKRLTQHMKTHSTEKPHMCDKCGKSFKKRYTFKMHLLTHIQAVANRRFKCEFCEFVCEDKKALLNHQLSHVSDKPFKCSFCPYRTFREDFLLSHVAVKHTGAKPFACEYCHFSTRHKKNLRLHVRCRHASSFEEWGRRHPEEPPSRRRPFFSLQQIEELKQQHGAAPGPPPRSPGPPEIPPEAAPLQSPETPPLLCSDTLGGATIIYQQGAEESTAMATQTALDLLLNMSTQRELGSAALQVAVVKSEDVEAGFATSGGQPSPAGATPQVVALHMAEPGGSAAAESQLGAPDLHQITLAPGPFGGAGYSVITAPTMEEGTSAPGTPYSEEPPGEAAQAVVVSDTLKEAGTHFIMAADGTQLHHIELTADGSISFPSPDALASGAKWPLLQCGGLPRDGPEPPSPARTRRVGDPQGSASPPPAASKALGLVVPPSPPSAATASSKKFSCKICAEAFPGRAEMESHKRAHAGPSAFKCPDCPFSARQWPEVRAHMAQHSSLRPHQCNQCSFASKNKKDLRRHMLTHTNEKPFECHLCGQRFNRNGHLKFHIQRLHSPDGRKAATPTARAPAQTPTQTIILNSDDETLATLHTALQSSHGVLGPERLQQALGQEHIIVAQEQTVTNQEEATYIQEITTADGQMVQHLVTSDNQVQYIISQDGVQHLLPQEYVVVPEGHHIQVQEGQITHIQYEQGAPFLQESQIQYVPVSPGQQLVTQAQLEAAAHSAVTAVADAAMAQAQGLFGTEEAVPEHIQQLQHQGIEYDVITLTDD is encoded by the exons ATGGAGGAGAACGAGGTGGAGAGCAGTAGCGACGCGGCCCCTGGTCCTGGCCGGCCCGAGGAGCCCTCTGAGAGCGGTTTGGGTGTGGGCACCTCGGAAGCCGTGTCGGCCGACAGCAGCGACGCCGCGGCCGCTCCGGGGCCAGCCGAGGCCGACGACTCTGGCGTGGGGCAGAGTTCGGACCGCGGCACCAGCTCTCTG GAGGAGGTATCCGAGAGCAGCTCCAGCACAGACCCCCTGCCCCATGGCTACCTCCCTGATTCATCTTCTGTTTCCCACGGGCCAGTGGCAGGGGTGACAGGTGGCCTCCCAGCCCTGGTGCACTCCAGCGCACTCCCAGACCCCAACATGCTGGTGTCCGACTGCACGGCTTCTTCCTCAGACCTGGGCTCGGCCATTGACAAGATCATCGAGTCCACCATCGGGCCCGACCTCATCCAGA GCTGCATCACCGTGACCAGTGCTGAGGGGAGTGGTTCCGAGACCACACGGTACCTGATCCTGCAGGGACCAGACGATG GGGCCCCCATGGTATCACCGATGTCCAGTTCCACCCTGGCCCACAGCCTGGCAGCCATCGAGGCTCTAGCCGATGGCCCCACATCCACATCCACGTGCCTGGAGCCACCTGAGGAGGTGCAGGGTGGGCCCAGCTCCCCAGCGCAGCCACGCCTGGGTTCTGGCGCCGAGGAGCCAGACCTGCAGAGCCTGGAGGCCatgatggaggtggtggtggtgcagCAGTTCAAGTGCAAGATGTGCCAGTACCGGAGCAGCGCCAAGGCCACACTGTTGCGCCACATGCGGGAGCGGCACTTCTGCCCAG CAGCCGCTGCCGCCGGAAAAAAGGGACGTCTGCGGAAGTGGGGCGCCTCCGCCAGGACCCAGGAGGAAGAGGGCCCAGAGGAGGAAGACGATGATGACATCATAGACGCCGGCGCCATCGATGACCTGGAAG AGGACAGCGACTATAACCCTGCTGAGGATGAGCCCCGGGGGCGGCAGCTACGGCCCCAGCGCCCCACTCCCAGTACACCGAGACCCCGCAGGAGACCTGGCCGGCCCCGGAAGCTGCCTCGCCTGGAGACCTCGGATCTCCTGGACG GTGTGGAAGGAGAGCCTCTGGTCAGCTcccagactggacagagccctgcGGAGCCACAAGACCCCGAGGCACCCAGCTCCTCAGGCCCGGGACGCCTGGTGGCCCTGGGCAAGGCCAATCGGCCCCCCGTGGAACCCGGCGTGAGCCAGTCAGATGTGGAGAACGCAGCACCGTCCTGCCAGGACGAGCCCgacgccccgccccgccgccgtGGGCGACCCTCCAGGCGCTTCCTCGGCAAGAAATACCGCAA GTACTATTACAAGTCGCCCAAACCCCTCCTGCGGCCCTTCTTGTGCCGCATCTGCGGTTCCCGCTTCCTGTCCCACGAGGACCTGCGCTTCCACGTCAACTCCCACGAGGCTGGCAACCCCCAGCTCTTCAAGTGCCTGCAGTGCAGCTACCGCTCCCGCCGCTGGTCCTCGCTCAAG GAGCACATGTTTAACCACATGGGCAGTAAGCCCTACAAGTGTGACGAATGCAGCTACACCAGTGTTTACCGGAAGGACGTCATCCGGCACGCAGCCGTGCATAGCCGGGACCG GAAGAAGAGGCCAGACCCG ACCCCGAAGCTGAGCTCCTTCCCCTGCCCTGTGTGTGGCCGTGTCTACCCCATGCAGAAGAGACTCACGCAACACATGAAGACGCACAGCACCGAGAAGCCCCACATGTGTGAcaag TGTGGAAAGTCCTTTAAGAAGCGCTACACCTTCAAGATGCACCTGCTCACGCACATCCAGGCCGTCGCCAACCGCAG gttcaagtgcgAGTTCTGCGAGTTCGTTTGTGAGGACAAGAAGGCGCTGCTGAACCACCAGCTTTCCCACGTCAGCGACAAGCCCTTCAAGTGCAGCTTTTGCCCCTACCGCACCTTCCGAGAGGACTTCCTGCTGTCCCACGTGGCCGTCAAGCACACAG GGGCCAAGCCCTTTGCCTGTGAGTACTGCCACTTCAGCACGCGACACAAGAAGAACCTCCGCCTGCACGTACGGTGCCGACATGCAAGCAGCTTTGAGGAGTGGGGGCGGCGCCACCCTGAGGAGCCCCCTTCCCGCCGTCGCCCCTTCTTCTCTCTGCAGCAGATTGAGGAGCTGAAGCAGCAGCATGGCGCAGCCCCTGGACCTCCGCCCCGCTCCCCAGGACCTCCTGAG ATCCCCCCAGAGGCAGCACCTCTCCAGTCACCCGAGACCCCCCCGCTGCTCTGTTCTGACACCCTGGGTGGTGCCACCATCATCTACCAGCAAG GAGCTGAGGAGTCGACGGCCATGGCCACACAGACAGCCTTGGACCTGCTGCTGAACATGAGCACTCAGCGGGAGCTGGGCAGCGCGGCCCTGCAG GTGGCCGTGGTGAAGTCAGAGGACGTGGAAGCAGGGTTCGCGACCTCTGGTGGGCAGCCCTCCCCAGCAGGTGCCACTCCCCAAGTGGTAGCCCTCCACATGGCAGAGCCAGGGGGCAGCGCGGCCGCCGAGAGCCAGCTAGGCGCCCCGGACCTACATCAGATCACCCTGGCGCCTGGGCCGTTTGGCGGGGCTGGCTACAGCGTCATCACGGCACCCACCATGGAGGAGGGCACATCGGCTCCTGGCACACCTTACAG cGAGGAGCCCCCCGGGGAGGCAGCCCAGGCCGTGGTTGTGAGTGACACCTTGAAAGAAGCTGGCACCCACTTCATCATGGCCGCCGACGGGACCCAGCTGCACCACATCGAG CTGACTGCAGATGGCTCCATCTCCTTCCCAAGTCCAGATGCCTTGGCCTCTGGAGCCAAGTGGCCCTTGCTGCAGTGTGGGGGGCTGCCCAGAGACGGCCCTGAGCCCCCGTCTCCAGCCAGGACCCGCCGAGTGGGGGACCCCCAGGGCTctgcctccccacctcctgctGCCAGCAAAGCCCTGGGCCTGGTAGTGCCCCCCTCGCCACCATCTGCAGCCACTGCGTCGTCAAAGAAGTTTTCCTGCAAGATCTGCGCCGAGGCCTTCCCCGGCCGAGCTGAGATGGAAAGCCACAAACGGGCCCATGCTGGGCCTAGTGCCTTCAAGTGCCCCGACTGCCCCTTCAGCGCTCGCCAGTGGCCCGAGGTCCGG GCCCACATGGCGCAGCACTCAAGCCTGCGGCCCCACCAGTGCAACCAGTGCAGCTTCGCTTCCAAGAACAAGAAGGATCTGCGGCGCCACATGCTGACCCACACCAACGAGAAGCCCTTCGAGTGCCACCTCTGCGGGCAGCG CTTCAACCGGAACGGGCACCTCAAGTTCCACATCCAGCGGCTGCACAGTCCCGATGGGAGGAAGGCGGCGACCCCGACCGCGCGGGCCCCGGCCCAGACCCCCACCCAGACCATCATCCTGAACAGTGACGACGAGACGCTGGCCACGCTGCACA CTGCGCTCCAGTCCAGTCAcggggtcctgggcccagagcgGCTACAGCAGGCACTGGGCCAGGAACACATCATTGTGGCCCAGGAACAGACAGTGACCAATCAG GAGGAAGCCACCTACATCCAAGAGATCACTACAGCAGATGGCCAGATGGTCCAGCACCTGGTGACATCTGATAACCAG GTACAGTACATCATCTCCCAGGACGGAGTCCAGCACCTGCTCCCCCAGGAATACGTCGTGGTCCCAGAGGGCCATCACATCCAG GTACAGGAGGGCCAGATCACACACATCCAGTATGAACAAGGGGCGCCGTTCCTTCAAGAGTCCCAG ATCCAGTATGTGCCGGTGTCCCCAGGCCAGCAGCTTGTCACACAGGCCCAGCTTGAGGCTGCAGCACACTCAGCTGTCACAG CGGTGGCCGATGCTGCCATGGCCCAAGCCCAAGGCCTGTTCGGCACGGAGGAGGCAGTGCCTGAACACATCCAACAGCTGCAACATCAGGGCATCGAGTATGACGTCATCACCCTGACCGATGACTGA
- the PCIF1 gene encoding mRNA (2'-O-methyladenosine-N(6)-)-methyltransferase — MANENHGSPREEASLLSHSPGTSNQSQPCSPKPIRLVQDLPEELVHAGWEKCWSRRENRPYYFNRFTNQSLWEMPVLGQHDVISDPLGLNATPLPQDSSLVETPPAENKPRKRQLSEEQPSGNGVKKPKIEIPMTPTGPSVPSSPSVPGTPTLKIWGTSPEDKQQAALLRPTEVYWDLDIQTNAVIKHRGPSEVLPPHPEVELLRSQLILKLRQHYRELCQQREGIEPPRESFNRWMLERKVVDKGSDPLLPSNCEPVVSPSMFREIMNDIPIRLSRIKFREEAKRLLFKYAEAARRLIESRSASPDSRKVVKWNVEDTFSWLRKDHSASKEDYMDRLEHLRRQCGPHVSAAAKDSVEGICSKIYHISLEYVKRIREKHLAILKENNIPEEVEAPEVEPRLVYCYPVRLAVSAPPMPSVEMHVENNVVCIRYKGEMVKVSRNYFSKLWLLYRYSCIDDSAFERFLPRVWCLLRRYQMMFGVGLYEGTGLQGSLPVHVFEALHRLFGVSFECFASPLNCYFRQYCSAFPDTDGYFGSRGPCLDFSPLSGSFEANPPFCEELMDAMVSHFEKLLESSPEPLSFIVFIPEWREPPTPALTRMEESRFKRHQLVLPAFEHEYRSGSQHVCKKEEMHYKAVHSTAVLFLQNDPGFAKWGPTPERLQELSAAYRQSGRSHGSVGSSSSSSEAKDRDSGREQGPSREPHST; from the exons ATGGCCAATGAGAATCACGGCAGCCCCCGGGAGGAAGCATCCTTGTTGAGTCACTCCCCAGGCACCTCCAATCAGAGCCAGCCCTGTTCTCCAAAGCCCATCCGCCTGGTGCAGGACCTCCCAG AGGAGCTGGTGCACGCCGGTTGGGAGAAGTGCTGGAGCAGAAGGGAGAACCGTCCCTACTACTTCAACCGGTTCACCAACCAGTCCCTGTGGGAGATGCCCGTGCTGGGCCAGCACGATGTGATT TCGGACCCTTTGGGGCTGAATGCGACCCCCCTGCCCCAAGACTCAAGCTTGGTGGAAACCCCCCCGGCTGAGAACAAGCCCCGAAAGCGGCAGCTCTCGGAAGAGCAGCCCAGCGGCAATGGCGTGAAGAAGCCCAAG ATTGAAATCCCCATGACACCCACGGGCCCGTCAGTGCCCAGCTCCCCCAGCGTCCCAGGAACCCCAACCCTGAAGATTTGGGGGACATCCCCTGAAGACAAACAGCAGGCAGCTCTCCTCCGACCCACTGA GGTGTACTGGGATCTCGACATTCAGACCAACGCTGTCATCAAGCACCGGGGGCCATCAGAGGTGCTGCCTCCGCATCCCGAGGTGGAGCTACTCCGTTCCCAGCTCATCCTGAAGCTTCGGCAGCACTACCGGGAGCTGTGCCAGCAGCGAGAGG GCATCGAGCCCCCCCGGGAATCCTTCAACCGCTGGATGTTGGAGCGCAAGGTCGTGGACAAAGGCTCTGATCCCCTGTTGCCGAGCAACTGCGAACCGGTCGTGTCACCTTCCATGTTTCGCGAAATCATGAATGACATTCCCATCAG GTTATCCCGAATCAAGTTCCGGGAGGAAGCCAAGCGTCTGCTCTTCAAATACGCAGAGGCTGCCAGGCGGCTCATCGAGTCCAG GAGTGCATCTCCCGACAGCAGGAAGGTGGTCAAGTGGAACGTGGAGGATACCTTCAGCTGGCTGCGGAAGGACCACTCCGCCTCCAAGGAGGACTATATG GATCGCCTGGAGCATCTACGGAGGCAGTGTGGCCCCCACGTCTCGGCCGCAGCCAAGGACTCCGTGGAAGGTATCTGCAGTAAGATCTACCACATCTCTCTGGAGTACGTCAAACGGATCCGAGAGAAGCACCTTGCCATTCTCAAGGAAAACAACATCCCAG AGGAGGTGGAGGCCCCCGAGGTGGAGCCCCGCCTGGTGTACTGCTACCCGGTACGGCTGGCCGTGTCTGCACCTCCCATGCCCAGCGTGGAAATGCACGTGGAGAATAACGTGGTCTGCATCCGGTATAAGGGCGAGATGGTCAAGGTCAGCCGCAACTACTTCAGCAAGCTG TGGCTCCTTTACCGCTACAGCTGCATCGACGATTCTGCCTTTGAGAGGTTCCTGCCCCGAGTCTGGTGTCTTCTCCGCCGGTACCAG ATGATGTTCGGCGTGGGCCTCTACGAGGGGACAGGCCTGCAGGGGTCGCTGCCCGTGCACGTCTTCGAGGCCCTCCACCGACTTTTCGGCGTCAGCTTCGAGTGCTTCGCCTCACCCCTCAACTGCTACTTTCGCCAGTACTGCTCCGCCTTCCCCGACACGGACGGCTACTTTGGCTCCCGCGG gccctgcctggACTTCTCCCCGCTGAGTGGTTCCTTCGAGGCCAACCCTCCGTTCTGCGAGGAGCTCATGGACGCCATGGTCTCTCACTTCGAG AAACTGCTCGAGAGCTCGCCAGAGCCCCTGTCCTTCATCGTGTTCATCCCCGAGTGGCGGGAACCCCCGACCCCAGCGCTCACCCGCATGGAGGAGAGCCGCTTCAAGCGCCACCAGCTGGTCCTGCCCGCCTTCGAGCACGAGTACCGCAGCGGCTCCCAACACGTCTGCAAGAA GGAGGAAATGCACTACAAGGCCGTCCACAGCACGGCCGTGCTCTTCCTACAGAACGACCCTGGATTTGCCAAGTGGGGGCCAACGCCCGAGCGGCTGCAGGAGTTGAGCGCCGCCTACCGGCAGTCGGGCCGCAGCCATGGCTCTGTCGGCTCCTCGTCGTCCTCCTCGGAGGCCAAGGACCGGGACTCAGGCCGCGAGCAGGGCCCCAGCCGGGAGCCTCACTCCACTTAA